In Tachysurus fulvidraco isolate hzauxx_2018 chromosome 25, HZAU_PFXX_2.0, whole genome shotgun sequence, the following proteins share a genomic window:
- the LOC113660126 gene encoding centrosome and spindle pole-associated protein 1 isoform X3 codes for MVTECGYMPYMEMKSSFAQNTEENEPPGKTTSQTKQNKDDGYGLSLQLGEEYERKKQKLKEELRLDYRRFVLEKQNVSVNEPFSQSQTQSLLTRERRSTKDTMQGERTKDYSPLLRGEEELQKIRKTSNAPQPRGKDPFIPTTSYHPSFSPKPRGRKSPERLKYSKRDNPIDRVSHAARMPARRDLEDIPRRWLRRYRRERYSSDEELSSDDEEQEELEFLQKRRPRHRPEPALAGRRHRKLQHRADRFTQENREAEEPTVNVEDHQEENRRTPLAPIKANPLAPAQARAANKRNMTEFATGLMIGAAEGEEAVQRRKERYRQELLEQIAEQRKNKKKEKELELRVAATGAIDPEKEHQQKQPDRIKQFGAVRREHEGRRRDVPYKPGTGLDTLGADMNKRTQEVEREPPEKPRMAFQSPILEYSTALGHLGNTASTGVRNVGVAAFNKNLPKDFSGTLGEMVAPRVARVAPPPAPTLSEAYSTPYDEAYYYYGARNPLDPNLTNYGPPAEHPPPNLPVGAFKSVLQPPAGVFAQPAPQYGISPSGIGMGANPERHQYSKDRTQSYKEALQQQIEERQERKRREREEQERYEAKLEAEMKAYEPWGRGGAGAPLRDEQGNLISDLKRMHRSNEEAYANPESRNKTEVESGECTGATKRPEDKDFTLHRASDNKVSSFTQPSPHARGNVFSELPTPQQLRDQERYKESLKQQIEEKRRIEAERREKLRLEEEKEEKRLAEERVQMQRQFEEEQKKERRKENTREQEVNRQAEERHREAEKKRQEKKGNDALKRQYEQERQARLEQEFRTHSPPIPTIQKKLGHQVSPRPPSVKSQRSTSAYSVRSISTPQSPPVPARRNQIRAAEEQQDVIRKLSFMRRHLRSEQKRLEGQLQHSDREDTQTPLKNRAQPPLNAFDIARLRMEMPVKRPPSNTRALNKQIMHDFNQLKYRDSESREEVRQAYPEPPTDEASLEIQQQALLREQQQRLHNMQRARAVDYFDLSSPMKPAPLRSNGYAEEAERDTQLESESAFIDANGCSLPITPRSDRISARERRRRARRKDYSDDGETPSRERNSYSLGSANSFQLDRVRELNHRRMRVLDDMSEKDWRSGEISADEGDDLWQYTPSPPSAGRVSTTTVATEAWLRPGTTEALKKLMAGRRPSSRDLPRNERDAPSTYHG; via the exons ATGGTGACAGAATGTGGATACATGCCTTATATGGAAATGAAG TCAAGCTTTGCTCAAAATACAGAGGAAAACGAGCCTCCTGGCAAAACTACGTCACAAACCAAACAGAATAAAG atgATGGATATGGTTTAAGTTTGCAGCTGGGAGAGGAATATGAAAGGAAAAAGCAAAAGCTGAAGGAAGAGCTTCGCCTGGATTACAGGCGCTTTGTGTTGGAG AAACAAAATGTCAGTGTCAATGAGCCATTTTCTCAATCCCAAACACAGTCTCTCCTCACAAGAGAGAGAAGATCTACTAaa gatACAATGCAAGGTGAGAGGACTAAGGACTACAGTCCGTTACTCCGAGGAGAGGAGGAACTGCAGAAGATACGAAAAACTTCAAATGCCCCACAG CCCCGGGGAAAAGATCCCTTCATCCCTACAACCTCATACCATCCATCGTTTTCTCCAAAGCCACGAGGACGCAAGAGTCCAGAGAGGCTGAAGTATTCCAAGAGAGACAACCCGATTGATCGTGTGTCTCATGCTGCCCGGATGCCAGCGAGAAGAGATTTGGAGGACATACCCAGACGCTGGCTAAGGAGGTACAGGCGGGAACGCTACAGCTCTGATGAGGAGCTGAGCTCTGATGATGAGGAACAAGAGGAGCTAGAGTTTCTGCAAAAGAGGAGGCCCAGACATCGACCTGAGCCTGCACTGGCTGGCAGGAGACACAGAAAACTCCAACACAGAGCTGATAG GTTTACTCAGGAGAACAGAGAAGCGGAGGAACCAACCGTTAATGTAGAGGACCATCAAGAGGAAAACAGACGGACTCCACTGGCACCGATAAAAGCCAA TCCACTAGCACCAGCGCAAGCCAGAGCTGCAAACAAGAGGAACATGACCGAGTTTGCTACAGGACTTATGATCG GGGCTGCTGAGGGAGAGGAAGCTGTACAGAGAAGAAAGGAGCGCTACAGACAGGAGCTACTGGAGCAAATAGCTGAACAGcgcaaaaataagaaaaa GGAAAAGGAGCTCGAATTGAGAGTTGCTGCTACAGGAGCTATCGACCCGGAGAAAGAG CACCAACAGAAGCAG CCTGACAGGATTAAACAGTTTGGTGCTGTACGGAGGGAGCATGAAGGCAGGAGACGAGACGTGCCCTACAAGCCTGGAACGGGACTGGACACCCTCGGGGCGGACATGAACAAGAGGACACAGGAAGTAGAGAGAGAGCCACCGGAGAAACCCCGCATGGCCTTCCAGTCTCCTATTCTGGAATACAGCACCGCTCTGGGGCACCTGGGTAACACGGCGAGCACCGGAGTCAGAAACGTCGGCGTTGCGGCGTTCAACAAAAACTTGCCCAAAGACTTCTCAGGAACTCTTGGAGAAATGGTTGCCCCCAG AGTTGCAAGAGTTGCTCCTCCACCTGCACCCACGCTGTCCGAGGCATACAGCACTCCGTACGATGAAGCCTACTATTACTACGGAGCCAGGAATCCCCTAGACCCGAATCTGACCAACT atggaCCTCCAGCAGAGCACCCACCGCCTAATCTACCAGTCGGAGCATTTAAATCAGTCCTTCAGCCTCCTGCTGGAGTCTTTGCACA ACCAGCTCCACAGTATGGCATTTCTCCTTCTGGAATTGGGATGGGAGCAAATCCTGAGCGGCACCAATATTCCAAGGACCGTACACAAAGCTACAAGGAGGCACTTCAACAACAG ATTGAAGAGAGGCAGGAAAGGAAGAGACGAGAGAGGGAGGAGCAGGAAAGGTACGAGGCGAAACTGGAGGCAGAGATGAAAGCCTATGAGCCGTGGGGAAGAGGAGGCGCTGGGGCTCCACTTAGGGACGAACAAGGAAACCTAATCA GTGATCTGAAGCGTATGCACAGAAGCAACGAGGAGGCATACGCCAACCCAGAGTCACGTAACAAAACAGAAGTAGAATCAGGGGAGTGCACTGGAGCCACAAAAAGGCCAGAGGATAAGGATTTTACTTTACACAGAGCATCAGATAACAAAG TTTCGTCCTTCACCCAGCCATCACCACACGCTCGAGGAAACGTGTTCAGCGAGCTTCCAACGCCACAGCAGCTCCGTGACCAGGAGAGATACAAGGAGAGTCTAAAACAGCAG ATAGAGGAGAAGCGGAGGATCGaagcagagaggagagagaagctgcggctggaggaggagaaggaggagaagaggcTGGCTGAAGAGAGAGTGCAAATGCAGAGGCAGTTTGAGGAGGAGCAAAAGAAGGAAAGACGCAAG GAAAACACCCGAGAGCAGGAGGTGAACCGGCAAGCTGAGGAGCGGCACAGGGAGGCCGAAAAGAAGAGGCAGGAAAAGAAGGGGAATGACGCATTAAAGCGGCAGTACGAGCAGGAAAGGCAAGCCCGGCTGGAACAG GAGTTCAGGACTCATTCACCACCCATCCCTACAATCCAAAAGAAATTAGGCCACCAGGTTTCTCCCAGACCGCCTTCAGTCAAGAGCCAACGGTCAACTTCAGCTTACTCT GTTCGGTCTATTTCCACTCCCCAGTCCCCACCTGTTCCTGCACGGAGGAACCAGATCAGAGCAGCAG aggaACAGCAAGATGTGATCAGGAAGTTATCATTTATGCGTCGGCACCTCCGAAGTGAGCAGAAACGGCTCGAAGGGCAGCTACAACACTCCGACAGAGAGGATACGCAAACTCCCTTGAAAAACAG agcGCAACCTCCACTCAACGCCTTTGACATAGCCAGGCTGCGGATGGAGATGCCTGTAAAGAGACCCCCTTCAAACACCAGAGCACTGAACAAGCAGATCATGCACGACTTCAACCAGCTCAAGTACAGAG ACAGCGAGTCCCGTGAAGAAGTAAGGCAGGCGTATCCCGAACCACCCACTGATGAGGCCAGCCTGGAAATCCAGCAGCAGGCTCTGCTCAGAGAGCAACAACAAAGACTCCACAACATGCAAAGAGCCAGAGCTGTCG ATTACTTTGACCTGTCATCTCCCATGAAGCCTGCTCCTCTTCGG AGTAACGGTTATGCCGAAGAGgccgagagagacacacaattAGAGTCCGAGAGTGCTTTTATCG ACGCTAACGGCTGTTCCTTACCCATAACACCGCGCTCCGATCGAATCTCTGCTCGAGAGAGAAGACGGCGTGCCAGGAGGAAGGACTACTCCGAT
- the LOC113660126 gene encoding centrosome and spindle pole-associated protein 1 isoform X4, translating to MVTECGYMPYMEMKSSFAQNTEENEPPGKTTSQTKQNKDDGYGLSLQLGEEYERKKQKLKEELRLDYRRFVLEKQNVSVNEPFSQSQTQSLLTRERRSTKDTMQGERTKDYSPLLRGEEELQKIRKTSNAPQPRGKDPFIPTTSYHPSFSPKPRGRKSPERLKYSKRDNPIDRVSHAARMPARRDLEDIPRRWLRRYRRERYSSDEELSSDDEEQEELEFLQKRRPRHRPEPALAGRRHRKLQHRADRFTQENREAEEPTVNVEDHQEENRRTPLAPIKANPLAPAQARAANKRNMTEFATGLMIGAAEGEEAVQRRKERYRQELLEQIAEQRKNKKKEKELELRVAATGAIDPEKEPDRIKQFGAVRREHEGRRRDVPYKPGTGLDTLGADMNKRTQEVEREPPEKPRMAFQSPILEYSTALGHLGNTASTGVRNVGVAAFNKNLPKDFSGTLGEMVAPRVARVAPPPAPTLSEAYSTPYDEAYYYYGARNPLDPNLTNYGPPAEHPPPNLPVGAFKSVLQPPAGVFAQPAPQYGISPSGIGMGANPERHQYSKDRTQSYKEALQQQIEERQERKRREREEQERYEAKLEAEMKAYEPWGRGGAGAPLRDEQGNLISDLKRMHRSNEEAYANPESRNKTEVESGECTGATKRPEDKDFTLHRASDNKVSSFTQPSPHARGNVFSELPTPQQLRDQERYKESLKQQIEEKRRIEAERREKLRLEEEKEEKRLAEERVQMQRQFEEEQKKERRKENTREQEVNRQAEERHREAEKKRQEKKGNDALKRQYEQERQARLEQEFRTHSPPIPTIQKKLGHQVSPRPPSVKSQRSTSAYSVRSISTPQSPPVPARRNQIRAAEEQQDVIRKLSFMRRHLRSEQKRLEGQLQHSDREDTQTPLKNRAQPPLNAFDIARLRMEMPVKRPPSNTRALNKQIMHDFNQLKYRDSESREEVRQAYPEPPTDEASLEIQQQALLREQQQRLHNMQRARAVDYFDLSSPMKPAPLRSNGYAEEAERDTQLESESAFIDANGCSLPITPRSDRISARERRRRARRKDYSDDGETPSRERNSYSLGSANSFQLDRVRELNHRRMRVLDDMSEKDWRSGEISADEGDDLWQYTPSPPSAGRVSTTTVATEAWLRPGTTEALKKLMAGRRPSSRDLPRNERDAPSTYHG from the exons ATGGTGACAGAATGTGGATACATGCCTTATATGGAAATGAAG TCAAGCTTTGCTCAAAATACAGAGGAAAACGAGCCTCCTGGCAAAACTACGTCACAAACCAAACAGAATAAAG atgATGGATATGGTTTAAGTTTGCAGCTGGGAGAGGAATATGAAAGGAAAAAGCAAAAGCTGAAGGAAGAGCTTCGCCTGGATTACAGGCGCTTTGTGTTGGAG AAACAAAATGTCAGTGTCAATGAGCCATTTTCTCAATCCCAAACACAGTCTCTCCTCACAAGAGAGAGAAGATCTACTAaa gatACAATGCAAGGTGAGAGGACTAAGGACTACAGTCCGTTACTCCGAGGAGAGGAGGAACTGCAGAAGATACGAAAAACTTCAAATGCCCCACAG CCCCGGGGAAAAGATCCCTTCATCCCTACAACCTCATACCATCCATCGTTTTCTCCAAAGCCACGAGGACGCAAGAGTCCAGAGAGGCTGAAGTATTCCAAGAGAGACAACCCGATTGATCGTGTGTCTCATGCTGCCCGGATGCCAGCGAGAAGAGATTTGGAGGACATACCCAGACGCTGGCTAAGGAGGTACAGGCGGGAACGCTACAGCTCTGATGAGGAGCTGAGCTCTGATGATGAGGAACAAGAGGAGCTAGAGTTTCTGCAAAAGAGGAGGCCCAGACATCGACCTGAGCCTGCACTGGCTGGCAGGAGACACAGAAAACTCCAACACAGAGCTGATAG GTTTACTCAGGAGAACAGAGAAGCGGAGGAACCAACCGTTAATGTAGAGGACCATCAAGAGGAAAACAGACGGACTCCACTGGCACCGATAAAAGCCAA TCCACTAGCACCAGCGCAAGCCAGAGCTGCAAACAAGAGGAACATGACCGAGTTTGCTACAGGACTTATGATCG GGGCTGCTGAGGGAGAGGAAGCTGTACAGAGAAGAAAGGAGCGCTACAGACAGGAGCTACTGGAGCAAATAGCTGAACAGcgcaaaaataagaaaaa GGAAAAGGAGCTCGAATTGAGAGTTGCTGCTACAGGAGCTATCGACCCGGAGAAAGAG CCTGACAGGATTAAACAGTTTGGTGCTGTACGGAGGGAGCATGAAGGCAGGAGACGAGACGTGCCCTACAAGCCTGGAACGGGACTGGACACCCTCGGGGCGGACATGAACAAGAGGACACAGGAAGTAGAGAGAGAGCCACCGGAGAAACCCCGCATGGCCTTCCAGTCTCCTATTCTGGAATACAGCACCGCTCTGGGGCACCTGGGTAACACGGCGAGCACCGGAGTCAGAAACGTCGGCGTTGCGGCGTTCAACAAAAACTTGCCCAAAGACTTCTCAGGAACTCTTGGAGAAATGGTTGCCCCCAG AGTTGCAAGAGTTGCTCCTCCACCTGCACCCACGCTGTCCGAGGCATACAGCACTCCGTACGATGAAGCCTACTATTACTACGGAGCCAGGAATCCCCTAGACCCGAATCTGACCAACT atggaCCTCCAGCAGAGCACCCACCGCCTAATCTACCAGTCGGAGCATTTAAATCAGTCCTTCAGCCTCCTGCTGGAGTCTTTGCACA ACCAGCTCCACAGTATGGCATTTCTCCTTCTGGAATTGGGATGGGAGCAAATCCTGAGCGGCACCAATATTCCAAGGACCGTACACAAAGCTACAAGGAGGCACTTCAACAACAG ATTGAAGAGAGGCAGGAAAGGAAGAGACGAGAGAGGGAGGAGCAGGAAAGGTACGAGGCGAAACTGGAGGCAGAGATGAAAGCCTATGAGCCGTGGGGAAGAGGAGGCGCTGGGGCTCCACTTAGGGACGAACAAGGAAACCTAATCA GTGATCTGAAGCGTATGCACAGAAGCAACGAGGAGGCATACGCCAACCCAGAGTCACGTAACAAAACAGAAGTAGAATCAGGGGAGTGCACTGGAGCCACAAAAAGGCCAGAGGATAAGGATTTTACTTTACACAGAGCATCAGATAACAAAG TTTCGTCCTTCACCCAGCCATCACCACACGCTCGAGGAAACGTGTTCAGCGAGCTTCCAACGCCACAGCAGCTCCGTGACCAGGAGAGATACAAGGAGAGTCTAAAACAGCAG ATAGAGGAGAAGCGGAGGATCGaagcagagaggagagagaagctgcggctggaggaggagaaggaggagaagaggcTGGCTGAAGAGAGAGTGCAAATGCAGAGGCAGTTTGAGGAGGAGCAAAAGAAGGAAAGACGCAAG GAAAACACCCGAGAGCAGGAGGTGAACCGGCAAGCTGAGGAGCGGCACAGGGAGGCCGAAAAGAAGAGGCAGGAAAAGAAGGGGAATGACGCATTAAAGCGGCAGTACGAGCAGGAAAGGCAAGCCCGGCTGGAACAG GAGTTCAGGACTCATTCACCACCCATCCCTACAATCCAAAAGAAATTAGGCCACCAGGTTTCTCCCAGACCGCCTTCAGTCAAGAGCCAACGGTCAACTTCAGCTTACTCT GTTCGGTCTATTTCCACTCCCCAGTCCCCACCTGTTCCTGCACGGAGGAACCAGATCAGAGCAGCAG aggaACAGCAAGATGTGATCAGGAAGTTATCATTTATGCGTCGGCACCTCCGAAGTGAGCAGAAACGGCTCGAAGGGCAGCTACAACACTCCGACAGAGAGGATACGCAAACTCCCTTGAAAAACAG agcGCAACCTCCACTCAACGCCTTTGACATAGCCAGGCTGCGGATGGAGATGCCTGTAAAGAGACCCCCTTCAAACACCAGAGCACTGAACAAGCAGATCATGCACGACTTCAACCAGCTCAAGTACAGAG ACAGCGAGTCCCGTGAAGAAGTAAGGCAGGCGTATCCCGAACCACCCACTGATGAGGCCAGCCTGGAAATCCAGCAGCAGGCTCTGCTCAGAGAGCAACAACAAAGACTCCACAACATGCAAAGAGCCAGAGCTGTCG ATTACTTTGACCTGTCATCTCCCATGAAGCCTGCTCCTCTTCGG AGTAACGGTTATGCCGAAGAGgccgagagagacacacaattAGAGTCCGAGAGTGCTTTTATCG ACGCTAACGGCTGTTCCTTACCCATAACACCGCGCTCCGATCGAATCTCTGCTCGAGAGAGAAGACGGCGTGCCAGGAGGAAGGACTACTCCGAT
- the LOC113660126 gene encoding centrosome and spindle pole-associated protein 1 isoform X1 — protein MVTECGYMPYMEMKSSFAQNTEENEPPGKTTSQTKQNKDDGYGLSLQLGEEYERKKQKLKEELRLDYRRFVLEKQNVSVNEPFSQSQTQSLLTRERRSTKDTMQGERTKDYSPLLRGEEELQKIRKTSNAPQPRGKDPFIPTTSYHPSFSPKPRGRKSPERLKYSKRDNPIDRVSHAARMPARRDLEDIPRRWLRRYRRERYSSDEELSSDDEEQEELEFLQKRRPRHRPEPALAGRRHRKLQHRADRFTQENREAEEPTVNVEDHQEENRRTPLAPIKANPLAPAQARAANKRNMTEFATGLMIGAAEGEEAVQRRKERYRQELLEQIAEQRKNKKKEKELELRVAATGAIDPEKEHQQKQCMTVYLPGLPQPDRIKQFGAVRREHEGRRRDVPYKPGTGLDTLGADMNKRTQEVEREPPEKPRMAFQSPILEYSTALGHLGNTASTGVRNVGVAAFNKNLPKDFSGTLGEMVAPRVARVAPPPAPTLSEAYSTPYDEAYYYYGARNPLDPNLTNYGPPAEHPPPNLPVGAFKSVLQPPAGVFAQPAPQYGISPSGIGMGANPERHQYSKDRTQSYKEALQQQIEERQERKRREREEQERYEAKLEAEMKAYEPWGRGGAGAPLRDEQGNLISDLKRMHRSNEEAYANPESRNKTEVESGECTGATKRPEDKDFTLHRASDNKVSSFTQPSPHARGNVFSELPTPQQLRDQERYKESLKQQIEEKRRIEAERREKLRLEEEKEEKRLAEERVQMQRQFEEEQKKERRKENTREQEVNRQAEERHREAEKKRQEKKGNDALKRQYEQERQARLEQEFRTHSPPIPTIQKKLGHQVSPRPPSVKSQRSTSAYSVRSISTPQSPPVPARRNQIRAAEEQQDVIRKLSFMRRHLRSEQKRLEGQLQHSDREDTQTPLKNRAQPPLNAFDIARLRMEMPVKRPPSNTRALNKQIMHDFNQLKYRDSESREEVRQAYPEPPTDEASLEIQQQALLREQQQRLHNMQRARAVDYFDLSSPMKPAPLRSNGYAEEAERDTQLESESAFIDANGCSLPITPRSDRISARERRRRARRKDYSDDGETPSRERNSYSLGSANSFQLDRVRELNHRRMRVLDDMSEKDWRSGEISADEGDDLWQYTPSPPSAGRVSTTTVATEAWLRPGTTEALKKLMAGRRPSSRDLPRNERDAPSTYHG, from the exons ATGGTGACAGAATGTGGATACATGCCTTATATGGAAATGAAG TCAAGCTTTGCTCAAAATACAGAGGAAAACGAGCCTCCTGGCAAAACTACGTCACAAACCAAACAGAATAAAG atgATGGATATGGTTTAAGTTTGCAGCTGGGAGAGGAATATGAAAGGAAAAAGCAAAAGCTGAAGGAAGAGCTTCGCCTGGATTACAGGCGCTTTGTGTTGGAG AAACAAAATGTCAGTGTCAATGAGCCATTTTCTCAATCCCAAACACAGTCTCTCCTCACAAGAGAGAGAAGATCTACTAaa gatACAATGCAAGGTGAGAGGACTAAGGACTACAGTCCGTTACTCCGAGGAGAGGAGGAACTGCAGAAGATACGAAAAACTTCAAATGCCCCACAG CCCCGGGGAAAAGATCCCTTCATCCCTACAACCTCATACCATCCATCGTTTTCTCCAAAGCCACGAGGACGCAAGAGTCCAGAGAGGCTGAAGTATTCCAAGAGAGACAACCCGATTGATCGTGTGTCTCATGCTGCCCGGATGCCAGCGAGAAGAGATTTGGAGGACATACCCAGACGCTGGCTAAGGAGGTACAGGCGGGAACGCTACAGCTCTGATGAGGAGCTGAGCTCTGATGATGAGGAACAAGAGGAGCTAGAGTTTCTGCAAAAGAGGAGGCCCAGACATCGACCTGAGCCTGCACTGGCTGGCAGGAGACACAGAAAACTCCAACACAGAGCTGATAG GTTTACTCAGGAGAACAGAGAAGCGGAGGAACCAACCGTTAATGTAGAGGACCATCAAGAGGAAAACAGACGGACTCCACTGGCACCGATAAAAGCCAA TCCACTAGCACCAGCGCAAGCCAGAGCTGCAAACAAGAGGAACATGACCGAGTTTGCTACAGGACTTATGATCG GGGCTGCTGAGGGAGAGGAAGCTGTACAGAGAAGAAAGGAGCGCTACAGACAGGAGCTACTGGAGCAAATAGCTGAACAGcgcaaaaataagaaaaa GGAAAAGGAGCTCGAATTGAGAGTTGCTGCTACAGGAGCTATCGACCCGGAGAAAGAG CACCAACAGAAGCAG TGTATGACCGTGTACCTGCCTGGTCTCCCACAGCCTGACAGGATTAAACAGTTTGGTGCTGTACGGAGGGAGCATGAAGGCAGGAGACGAGACGTGCCCTACAAGCCTGGAACGGGACTGGACACCCTCGGGGCGGACATGAACAAGAGGACACAGGAAGTAGAGAGAGAGCCACCGGAGAAACCCCGCATGGCCTTCCAGTCTCCTATTCTGGAATACAGCACCGCTCTGGGGCACCTGGGTAACACGGCGAGCACCGGAGTCAGAAACGTCGGCGTTGCGGCGTTCAACAAAAACTTGCCCAAAGACTTCTCAGGAACTCTTGGAGAAATGGTTGCCCCCAG AGTTGCAAGAGTTGCTCCTCCACCTGCACCCACGCTGTCCGAGGCATACAGCACTCCGTACGATGAAGCCTACTATTACTACGGAGCCAGGAATCCCCTAGACCCGAATCTGACCAACT atggaCCTCCAGCAGAGCACCCACCGCCTAATCTACCAGTCGGAGCATTTAAATCAGTCCTTCAGCCTCCTGCTGGAGTCTTTGCACA ACCAGCTCCACAGTATGGCATTTCTCCTTCTGGAATTGGGATGGGAGCAAATCCTGAGCGGCACCAATATTCCAAGGACCGTACACAAAGCTACAAGGAGGCACTTCAACAACAG ATTGAAGAGAGGCAGGAAAGGAAGAGACGAGAGAGGGAGGAGCAGGAAAGGTACGAGGCGAAACTGGAGGCAGAGATGAAAGCCTATGAGCCGTGGGGAAGAGGAGGCGCTGGGGCTCCACTTAGGGACGAACAAGGAAACCTAATCA GTGATCTGAAGCGTATGCACAGAAGCAACGAGGAGGCATACGCCAACCCAGAGTCACGTAACAAAACAGAAGTAGAATCAGGGGAGTGCACTGGAGCCACAAAAAGGCCAGAGGATAAGGATTTTACTTTACACAGAGCATCAGATAACAAAG TTTCGTCCTTCACCCAGCCATCACCACACGCTCGAGGAAACGTGTTCAGCGAGCTTCCAACGCCACAGCAGCTCCGTGACCAGGAGAGATACAAGGAGAGTCTAAAACAGCAG ATAGAGGAGAAGCGGAGGATCGaagcagagaggagagagaagctgcggctggaggaggagaaggaggagaagaggcTGGCTGAAGAGAGAGTGCAAATGCAGAGGCAGTTTGAGGAGGAGCAAAAGAAGGAAAGACGCAAG GAAAACACCCGAGAGCAGGAGGTGAACCGGCAAGCTGAGGAGCGGCACAGGGAGGCCGAAAAGAAGAGGCAGGAAAAGAAGGGGAATGACGCATTAAAGCGGCAGTACGAGCAGGAAAGGCAAGCCCGGCTGGAACAG GAGTTCAGGACTCATTCACCACCCATCCCTACAATCCAAAAGAAATTAGGCCACCAGGTTTCTCCCAGACCGCCTTCAGTCAAGAGCCAACGGTCAACTTCAGCTTACTCT GTTCGGTCTATTTCCACTCCCCAGTCCCCACCTGTTCCTGCACGGAGGAACCAGATCAGAGCAGCAG aggaACAGCAAGATGTGATCAGGAAGTTATCATTTATGCGTCGGCACCTCCGAAGTGAGCAGAAACGGCTCGAAGGGCAGCTACAACACTCCGACAGAGAGGATACGCAAACTCCCTTGAAAAACAG agcGCAACCTCCACTCAACGCCTTTGACATAGCCAGGCTGCGGATGGAGATGCCTGTAAAGAGACCCCCTTCAAACACCAGAGCACTGAACAAGCAGATCATGCACGACTTCAACCAGCTCAAGTACAGAG ACAGCGAGTCCCGTGAAGAAGTAAGGCAGGCGTATCCCGAACCACCCACTGATGAGGCCAGCCTGGAAATCCAGCAGCAGGCTCTGCTCAGAGAGCAACAACAAAGACTCCACAACATGCAAAGAGCCAGAGCTGTCG ATTACTTTGACCTGTCATCTCCCATGAAGCCTGCTCCTCTTCGG AGTAACGGTTATGCCGAAGAGgccgagagagacacacaattAGAGTCCGAGAGTGCTTTTATCG ACGCTAACGGCTGTTCCTTACCCATAACACCGCGCTCCGATCGAATCTCTGCTCGAGAGAGAAGACGGCGTGCCAGGAGGAAGGACTACTCCGAT